A window of Alkalicoccobacillus plakortidis contains these coding sequences:
- a CDS encoding DUF2200 domain-containing protein codes for MAKHRIYTTSFASVYPHYVTKAEKKGRTKEEVDEIIRWLTGYSQEELETIIENKTDFETFFAEASNINPSRSLIKGKVCGVQVEAIEETTMREIRYLDKLIDELAKGKKMEKILRKAE; via the coding sequence ATGGCCAAACACAGAATTTATACAACCAGCTTCGCAAGTGTCTATCCCCATTACGTTACAAAAGCCGAGAAAAAAGGCCGTACTAAAGAAGAAGTCGATGAAATCATCCGTTGGTTAACGGGCTATAGCCAGGAAGAGCTAGAGACAATAATCGAAAATAAAACGGACTTTGAGACCTTTTTTGCAGAAGCATCCAACATAAATCCATCTCGAAGCTTGATCAAAGGCAAGGTTTGTGGAGTACAGGTGGAAGCCATTGAAGAAACAACAATGCGCGAAATTCGCTATCTGGATAAGCTGATCGATGAATTAGCAAAAGGAAAAAAGATGGAGAAGATTTTGCGGAAAGCAGAGTAG